One segment of Radiobacillus kanasensis DNA contains the following:
- a CDS encoding nucleotidyltransferase substrate binding protein, translated as MLIDRNKTSHIYEEAEARLIYEKITKTYNKLLLDLSEVMGEKIGNIVKTE; from the coding sequence ATGCTAATCGACCGAAATAAAACTTCACATATTTATGAAGAGGCAGAAGCAAGATTAATTTATGAAAAAATCACTAAAACCTATAATAAATTGCTGTTAGATCTTTCTGAAGTAATGGGTGAAAAGATAGGGAATATAGTTAAAACGGAATAG
- a CDS encoding DinB family protein yields the protein MKELKIDKIEGFTPQIGHLVSQMNYVRKTTLEAVRDLTTYELDFLPSKDGNSIGALLYHMAAVEKGFQIEIFDGRSPNEQEMAEWGAPYSLGEKGREDIKGYSLEFYISKLEEVRSRTLQKFANLNDDWLYENRLWDNHPSNNYFIWFHVFEDEINHRGQIRMIRKMLSRNV from the coding sequence ATGAAGGAATTAAAGATAGATAAAATAGAAGGTTTTACTCCCCAAATAGGTCATCTTGTCTCTCAAATGAATTATGTAAGGAAAACAACTTTAGAAGCTGTCAGAGATTTAACGACTTACGAATTAGATTTTTTACCAAGTAAGGACGGAAATAGCATCGGAGCACTTTTATACCATATGGCGGCCGTTGAAAAAGGGTTCCAAATAGAAATTTTTGATGGCAGGAGTCCGAATGAGCAAGAGATGGCGGAGTGGGGTGCACCGTATAGTCTTGGAGAAAAAGGCAGAGAAGACATAAAAGGATATTCACTAGAGTTTTATATTTCCAAACTTGAAGAAGTTAGAAGTAGAACCTTGCAAAAATTTGCTAATCTAAATGACGATTGGTTGTACGAGAATAGGCTATGGGATAACCACCCATCTAATAACTATTTCATCTGGTTTCACGTATTTGAAGACGAAATTAATCATAGAGGTCAGATAAGAATGATTAGAAAAATGTTGTCTCGAAATGTATGA
- a CDS encoding CAP domain-containing protein has protein sequence MDRFRKGMVAVFAVLLTFFLATNPVAASNQDTKEVSNDSDQLNIDQLFSWFEVFDFEKLLEWYRAEQQGQTEQQSEETPQEETKVEEPTEENTSGQEESTSVKEGQTEEEKPASSEVHAFEQEVVELTNKERKNQGLKPLELSEEVSKVARAKSQDMVDKNYFSHQSPTYGSPFNMMNEFEINYRTAGENIAKGQRTPAEVVKAWMNSAGHRANILNAEFTHIGVGFVEANGTTYWTQMFIGQ, from the coding sequence ATGGATAGATTTAGAAAAGGTATGGTAGCAGTGTTCGCCGTACTACTTACATTTTTCCTAGCTACTAATCCAGTAGCGGCGAGTAACCAGGACACGAAAGAAGTTTCTAATGACTCTGATCAACTAAATATCGATCAATTATTTAGCTGGTTTGAAGTTTTTGATTTTGAGAAGTTGCTAGAGTGGTATCGTGCAGAACAACAAGGGCAAACAGAACAACAATCTGAAGAAACTCCCCAGGAAGAAACAAAAGTAGAAGAACCAACAGAAGAAAATACATCTGGTCAGGAAGAATCAACTAGTGTAAAAGAAGGCCAAACCGAAGAAGAGAAGCCTGCTTCATCAGAAGTTCATGCATTTGAACAAGAAGTGGTGGAGTTAACGAACAAAGAAAGAAAAAACCAAGGATTGAAACCCCTTGAGCTTTCCGAGGAAGTAAGTAAGGTAGCTCGTGCAAAATCACAAGACATGGTTGATAAAAACTACTTTAGCCACCAGTCTCCAACCTATGGTTCACCATTTAATATGATGAATGAGTTTGAAATAAACTATCGTACAGCAGGTGAAAATATTGCAAAGGGACAACGTACTCCAGCGGAAGTAGTCAAAGCTTGGATGAATAGTGCAGGTCACCGTGCAAACATTTTAAATGCAGAATTCACTCACATCGGTGTAGGCTTCGTCGAGGCCAATGGAACTACTTACTGGACACAGATGTTTATTGGACAATAA
- a CDS encoding serine hydrolase, with the protein MNKKRWLLLCLITIFSIISIPIQSVQAQQQSKKLTHGSPQSVGVDKSELKEIDKIVTQALKEGITPGAVVLVAKDNKIIKESAYGYAYKYDMGQLIHNPKKMTKHTIFDLASITKVMGTTQGIMKLVSEGAISIEDKVVKYLPEFGQMGKENVTIADLLTHTSGLTPWEPTYLYADKPEEVLHYINQLPLEYETGTDRRYSDFSFMTLGFIIEAVTNQRLDEYLEDAIYDPLKMKDTMFNASNKTNKRIAATSWGNAYEYKMIDDPNFGYYVDADADDFTRWRDYTLVGEVNDGNSFYANNGVAGHAGLFSTAKDLAILGQTMLNNGNYGKVTLYDKETIDTFTSPQRFGQGYGWEKNKSWYMGDYHSDRAFGHTGFTGTQIVLDPAYDLQIIVLTNKQHNGPLASGSYPSTGGLAREIADTVYKAINK; encoded by the coding sequence ATGAATAAAAAAAGATGGTTATTGCTCTGTCTGATTACTATTTTCTCCATAATAAGTATTCCAATCCAATCCGTACAGGCTCAGCAACAATCAAAAAAATTAACACATGGATCACCACAGTCGGTCGGCGTAGACAAGTCTGAATTAAAAGAAATTGATAAAATTGTTACACAAGCACTAAAAGAAGGAATAACTCCTGGTGCTGTAGTATTAGTCGCAAAAGACAATAAAATTATTAAAGAATCTGCGTATGGATACGCCTATAAATATGATATGGGACAATTAATCCATAATCCTAAAAAGATGACCAAGCACACCATATTTGACTTGGCATCTATTACAAAAGTTATGGGAACGACACAAGGCATCATGAAGTTAGTTTCGGAAGGAGCAATTTCTATAGAGGATAAAGTCGTAAAGTACCTTCCCGAGTTTGGACAGATGGGAAAAGAAAATGTAACCATAGCTGATTTACTTACCCATACTTCTGGCTTAACTCCTTGGGAACCAACCTACTTGTATGCAGACAAACCTGAAGAAGTGCTACATTATATTAATCAATTGCCATTAGAATATGAAACTGGGACAGATAGGCGTTACAGTGATTTTAGCTTTATGACATTAGGATTTATCATCGAAGCTGTTACCAATCAGAGGTTAGATGAATACTTAGAAGATGCCATCTATGATCCTCTGAAAATGAAAGATACCATGTTTAATGCCTCGAATAAAACGAATAAGCGCATCGCAGCTACATCATGGGGAAACGCTTACGAGTACAAGATGATTGATGATCCAAACTTTGGGTATTACGTGGATGCGGATGCAGACGACTTTACAAGATGGCGTGACTACACGCTTGTTGGTGAAGTGAACGATGGGAATAGCTTTTACGCAAATAACGGTGTAGCAGGCCATGCTGGTTTATTTTCTACTGCTAAGGATTTAGCAATCTTGGGTCAAACAATGCTTAATAACGGAAACTATGGAAAAGTAACCCTATACGATAAGGAAACCATCGACACCTTTACTTCTCCTCAACGATTCGGTCAAGGATATGGTTGGGAGAAAAATAAATCCTGGTACATGGGAGATTACCATTCTGATCGAGCCTTTGGCCATACTGGATTCACAGGCACACAAATCGTATTAGATCCTGCCTATGATCTTCAAATCATTGTACTCACGAATAAACAACATAATGGGCCTTTAGCAAGTGGATCATATCCTAGTACCGGTGGTTTGGCTAGAGAGATTGCCGATACTGTTTATAAGGCAATAAATAAGTGA
- the yhfZ gene encoding GntR family transcriptional regulator YhfZ — protein sequence MWEKFYSKNGLTAKYIAKELLDVEVGEKIPRVTDYSEKLSIGRGTVQIALELLEELKAIRLEARGHLGTFLMDKDIELLQEIAGISPLVGSMPLPYSRKYEGLATGMVGAFEEMGKKLNMSYMRGGLNRLEAVRTKRSDFAIVSMMTADNSLSKYPNLKIMKKLGENSYVSSHKIFLADVNETVVRSGMTVGVDMDSLDQKELTFSEFEGMDVTYVHINYMQLYDMLDSKKIDAAVWSLDDKRITKTFPSINFQSSKAIKISKDTSEAVIVIDREREEEISEKWGSVEIEKILVFQQEVESGKRIPKY from the coding sequence ATGTGGGAAAAGTTTTATTCAAAAAATGGCCTAACAGCCAAATATATTGCAAAGGAATTATTAGATGTTGAGGTAGGGGAGAAGATTCCTAGAGTAACAGATTATAGTGAGAAATTGTCCATTGGAAGAGGAACGGTGCAAATTGCACTTGAATTGCTGGAAGAACTAAAAGCGATTCGATTAGAGGCAAGGGGACATCTGGGTACCTTTTTAATGGATAAAGATATTGAGCTACTTCAGGAAATAGCAGGTATTTCCCCGTTAGTAGGTTCCATGCCGTTACCTTATTCCAGAAAATACGAGGGTCTTGCTACAGGCATGGTTGGAGCTTTTGAAGAAATGGGTAAAAAACTAAATATGTCTTATATGCGTGGGGGCTTGAACAGGCTAGAAGCGGTCCGCACGAAGCGAAGTGATTTCGCAATTGTGTCCATGATGACAGCGGATAATAGTCTTTCTAAGTACCCCAACTTAAAAATAATGAAAAAACTAGGAGAGAACAGTTATGTCTCCTCTCACAAAATCTTTCTAGCAGATGTGAATGAGACAGTGGTTAGAAGCGGGATGACAGTCGGAGTTGACATGGATTCATTGGATCAAAAGGAATTGACCTTTAGCGAATTTGAAGGCATGGACGTGACCTATGTGCATATTAATTACATGCAGCTATACGATATGCTCGATTCTAAGAAAATAGATGCAGCAGTTTGGAGTTTAGATGATAAACGAATTACAAAGACGTTTCCATCCATCAATTTTCAATCCTCTAAAGCAATTAAAATCTCAAAAGATACATCAGAAGCGGTTATTGTTATAGATCGTGAAAGAGAAGAAGAAATTTCAGAGAAATGGGGATCTGTAGAGATAGAAAAAATTCTAGTGTTTCAACAGGAAGTTGAATCTGGAAAAAGAATCCCGAAGTATTAG
- a CDS encoding phosphotriesterase family protein: MLHDGITYMHEHTTIDLSEVKNNEDCQLDVFSETVKEYKKLYDKGVRNIVDVTNFGMGRNIPFVQEVAEESGINIIFSTGFYQEKFYPIQVFRETREQLAERMIKEITDGIKGTKVKADIIGEIGTSHNKWTEMERKVFEAVVIAHKETSKPITTHTSLGTLGHEQIAFFKEHDVDLNRVIIGHVDLTGDADYILHMLKEGAYVEFDTIGKENYMPDQVRADILKIIQEKGYMDQVLVSMDITRKSHLEYKDGLGYSYLLDTFVPLLERTGITDESIDKLLTKNPITFMKG; the protein is encoded by the coding sequence ATGTTGCATGATGGAATAACCTATATGCATGAGCACACAACCATTGACCTGTCTGAGGTTAAAAATAACGAAGATTGTCAGTTGGATGTATTCTCGGAAACAGTAAAAGAATATAAAAAGTTATACGACAAAGGGGTACGAAATATTGTTGATGTAACCAATTTTGGTATGGGAAGAAATATCCCCTTCGTTCAAGAGGTTGCGGAAGAAAGCGGTATCAATATTATCTTTTCTACTGGCTTTTACCAAGAAAAATTTTACCCCATTCAAGTATTCCGAGAAACAAGAGAACAACTAGCCGAACGAATGATAAAAGAAATAACGGATGGAATAAAAGGGACTAAAGTGAAGGCTGACATTATCGGAGAAATTGGAACTAGTCATAATAAATGGACAGAAATGGAAAGAAAAGTTTTTGAAGCAGTGGTTATTGCTCATAAAGAAACGAGTAAGCCAATAACCACACATACTTCTTTGGGGACATTAGGACACGAACAAATAGCATTTTTTAAAGAGCATGATGTGGATCTTAACCGAGTGATAATTGGCCATGTTGATTTAACTGGGGATGCAGATTACATTCTGCATATGCTTAAAGAAGGCGCTTATGTAGAATTTGATACCATCGGAAAAGAAAATTACATGCCAGACCAGGTACGTGCAGATATTTTAAAAATCATACAAGAAAAAGGCTATATGGATCAGGTATTAGTGTCCATGGACATCACTAGAAAGTCCCATCTCGAGTACAAGGATGGTTTAGGATATTCCTATTTATTAGATACATTTGTTCCTCTTCTTGAACGCACCGGTATTACAGATGAGTCCATTGATAAATTGCTGACAAAGAACCCTATCACATTTATGAAAGGGTGA